A section of the Deltaproteobacteria bacterium genome encodes:
- a CDS encoding pyridoxal-phosphate dependent enzyme, with the protein MYNSYSNIADAIGNTPLVEIRRLNPNKKVRVFAKLESLNPGGSIKDRIALYMVEEAEKRGELTKDKIILEATSGNTGIGLAIVAAAKSYRLCVIMPESASEERKKILKALGAELEYTPANLGTDGAIEVAYRKIRENPDRYFATDQ; encoded by the coding sequence ATGTACAATAGTTACTCAAATATCGCCGATGCTATCGGCAATACGCCTCTCGTTGAAATTCGACGCCTGAATCCCAACAAAAAGGTCAGGGTGTTTGCGAAACTCGAGAGTTTGAATCCCGGGGGGTCCATCAAGGACAGGATCGCTCTGTACATGGTCGAGGAGGCGGAAAAACGTGGAGAGTTAACCAAGGACAAGATCATTCTGGAGGCGACCAGTGGAAACACCGGTATCGGTTTGGCCATCGTTGCGGCAGCCAAAAGCTATCGTCTCTGCGTCATTATGCCGGAATCGGCGAGCGAAGAGAGGAAAAAAATCCTGAAAGCCCTTGGTGCCGAACTGGAATACACACCCGCCAATCTGGGAACGGACGGGGCGATTGAAGTGGCTTATCGGAAGATTCGTGAAAACCCTGACCGATACTTTGCAACGGATCAGTT
- a CDS encoding DUF1178 family protein: MIVYNRRCAKGHTFEVWFKDGAVFADQQERKVISCPVCGRVNNEIAPFPITHIGKEGSSFRPSQKRPEELSLHKARDLFKNDIEHHLEDVGDRFAEMAVKISRGLEKEKNICGTVTQSEEEYLEEQGVGFLKIPVVKLNS, encoded by the coding sequence ATGATCGTTTACAATCGGAGATGTGCGAAGGGCCATACGTTCGAAGTCTGGTTCAAGGACGGCGCTGTCTTTGCCGATCAACAGGAAAGAAAAGTAATTTCCTGTCCTGTCTGTGGTCGTGTCAACAATGAAATAGCCCCTTTTCCCATCACCCATATTGGGAAGGAGGGTTCTTCTTTCAGACCTTCCCAGAAAAGACCCGAGGAACTATCGCTGCATAAGGCTCGTGATCTTTTCAAGAATGACATTGAACACCACCTTGAGGATGTCGGGGATCGTTTTGCGGAGATGGCTGTTAAAATATCCAGGGGGCTCGAAAAGGAGAAAAATATTTGCGGGACGGTGACGCAAAGCGAGGAAGAGTACCTAGAGGAACAAGGGGTCGGTTTTTTAAAAATTCCTGTTGTGAAACTGAATAGTTGA